Below is a window of Conger conger chromosome 16, fConCon1.1, whole genome shotgun sequence DNA.
acgcacacacacacacacagttttttcTTCACACGCTACCGACTGCGGTAGATAGGGGACATTAACTGAGCTCATGTGGTTATGAACTTCAGAGGGAGAAATACTCAGTTATCTTTTTGGCAGTCGCACAAAAATCTGTTCGTGGCTCTAAATGAAGGCAAAGCGATATCATCCATCAAGATGTCATGAGGTTTAAAATTGGTATCTGCGAGGCTGAAGCAAACTGCCACGTACGGTGCAATATGCCCTGCAGCCAATATTAGGATACCAAATGCAGTGACAGGGTGAAAGTCAAATGACTAGTAACAACAGTAACATTAAACAGCTTAAGAAATgatagtttattattattattattattattattattattattattattattattaataataataataataataagaacaacaagaagaagaaattaTTACACTAAATACTGTAACAAATATTTAACTCAACATATTGCACACAACATATTGCACTCAATATCCTTTATACTTATTATCTGTCATCAAATTTGTGATCATTAatcaatgtgtgtgcatgtaggctACAGTGCCATGAACAAATATTTTCCCCTTTCCTGATTTCACCTATTATTGCATCATTGTCACACTGAatagtttcagctctttagacacaatgtaatattagataagtaaaagtaaaaatactacacattttaaattctgGAAACACTCAGCAATTGCCCATTGGAACTTAAGAAGCACCATTAGCAGCAATACCTGCAACCAAACGTTTCCTATAATtagattattgttttttttacatcgctgtggaggaattttagcccactcttctttgcagaactacATTAATTCCGAAAAATTTATTTTGAGCATGAACTACTAGTTTCAGGTCCTGACTCCTGCCTCAGCATAAAATAGTATGCTTATtaaactgcaatacctccaGTAACCGCTGGAATCTTCCAACTTCTGGGGGAATTTCAATCAATCTCAGGTCCCCTGGGCCAAGATTGATCAGAATTATCTGGATTTTGAAAtcctttttttatacatagaaaATGTGTAATTCAGTTTGCATATTAGTCCTATTCATGTGCTTTAGTACACAATACATAGGCCAAATATAAATGATTCAAAACACGTTAACTTCagaaactaataaaaaaataacttccaAAACTGTTTTGAGAGCATAATGTTTTTACTGATCAATCAACCCTACTTCAATAATGGTTCACTACAGTGTCTCTCTTTGACTGTCCAACTGGTCTGTCTGGATCCTGGCATAGCATTTTATGAGGAAGAACTATAATATTATTTGCATCTACCCATTAcccaattattttagaatagACAACAGAATATATTTCCAAATAACATCCCCTAGCATTTAGACCACTTTTAGTGTTGTGGGTTCttcttgaaaatatttaattgtccATTTACTTTTGGAAGGGTTTCTGTTAACCCTCTAAAGAGGTTCGGGTCTGTgggacccgttttcaatgtttactaaaataaaaatgatacaacaaatatttttttcaaccttTGACTCATAACCCTTggctcattttctgtgaagaacatgcaaattaaCTAATTTTCATTgagtacacactgtgcacccccctacacatttacattacatacaggctATTCGGGTCCACTGGACCCGAAGGTTATAAGTATGaggtttatatgttttataagtATAAGGTTTGCTGTGTACCTTTACCTGGTCTTTTGCCTATCTTGGactattgtgtttgtgtgtgtgtgtgcgtgcatgcatgcatgcatgcttgcctgcgtgcgtgtgtactttCTCCTTTCGAttattagatttagatttagatccaCACTGTCAGACTGTGCCCCTCATGTGGTGTGTAGATATTGTGTTCAATCAGGGCCGTTTGAGTAATGACTGGGTCTCAGAACTAAAGTCCAGTGAAAGGGCCCTCCAGTTTTTTATGACTGGACTGCATTTGCCCCCTCCTTGTGGCTGGGCCCCAGAAAGCTTTGCTGTTTTCCACCTTATTGTGGGCAtgtgttcattgttaaatttgtgttctgtatcctaatttcaattttatttaaatcaataaacaccAATATTGAAGACAGCCTTCTCTCCTTTATATTTgttgaagaaaaacatgatttattccttccagttttgattattattgatttgtttgaccAAAATCACATGCTATATGTTATGGTCTATATTGATTGTAATTAAGATAAGGTCAACATCTGTgaagtatttttacataaattgttaTGACTGTATTGTTTTAAGACCCCAATAATGGTATGGGTCCACCAGACCTGCGAAAAGGTCCTGAGTAACAGAAATATGTCCGCCGCACAAGGGTTAACTTATGCGCAATCACTGGATGAAACAATTTATTAAAGATGTGCGATGTGTCCCACATATGCCAACATCAACCCTGAATCCATCCTGAATCCACCCTTTCAGTGGGATCAAGATTAAGCTGCTTTTCAGTATCAAACATATCCTTATCTCCCCCTTAGAattttgaaacccaaaaccATTTCATCTAGATtctaggtctgtgtgtgtgtgtgcgcgcgcgcgtgtgtgtgtgtgtgtgtgtgtgtgcgtgcgtgcgtgcgtgtgtgtgtgtgtgtgtgtgtgtgtgtgtgtgtgtgtgtgcacacacaatgTTTGAATTTTCAATGAGGACCCCAATACAACTTGCCTATTTTGCTCCTTGAGCTTGCCTGTCATAGAGTGTGGTGTCTACGTCATTGTATGTTGGTTAAATAAAATCATTGCTGTAATCCAGACTTGTTTAAAGAGACATttgaaatataccccatgtacatatatattttttatttttttactttattattattttgtgcttGTCATTTAGAATCATATACTTGATGTACATCCAGAACTGTCACTGTGTAAAGAAAAAATTATTGTAAAAAGATTTTAGTCATAAAAAATTGATGCACTCCAGTGCAGCGGACTCTGTAGCTAAGTGCTCCAAGCTTTTTGACTGATTGCAGCACTAGTGCGCAGACTCAAACAGCGCCAAAACGCCGTACGCACACTGCGTTCATGAAGCGACGCTGCCATGTTTCCAGCATGAAAGACCTTTGATTTGCGCAACGCCGGGTCGGTACGGAGGCCCCCAAGCTCAACCTCCGAGCTCAGGCGCGTAAGGTTCCCATCAGGCACATTGCAAATTGTACACAATCATTATGGCGGATCAGGATGGTGGGTATTTACTGAATACTTTTTGTTTCACTTACAGCTGCCTACAAATGTACTTGTAAATGACTGTATAGCGCGTATGATGTCCAGTAACTACTGGCAAGTGTTTGGGAATATGGAACTTTTCAATGTTAGCTGTATAACCACATTTTATCGTttatagctaatgttagcactGAAGTCGATTCTGTTACGGGGCCAAAAAATACCGTTACATAAGTTACTGGTTTAAACAATAACATAAATGGTAACAGCACTATACTCTTCGCTGGACCTGCTGCTTTTCTGCCCCCGTTACCTTTCATATCACCATTTATGTTTCTTTTAAATAACGTCAGCTAACACTAGTCTGCTAgaggctagctaacattagcttgcTTGCTCGGTTTAGGCTACCCAAGACAGTGGGAGATCGCTTTTTAGCTAGTTCAGTTATCTCGCGTTTAGCTACCTATATCCGATTACATGTTGGTTTGTGTGCTGCTAATTTAATAGCCTGCTACATTAATTGGTAGCTAAATTGTGGCCGCTCACATTATCAATGTGGCGCCGTCCATATTTGGCTAATTAGCATGCTAGTTCAGCTTAGCTCGAATTAAGCCAAATCATcgttgctaacgttagctatgctAACATGCATCGCACTCATTTCTTAGATTAGGTAATTTAGCATAGCTAACCATGACACTGTCAGAAATGTTGTGGTGATTTTCAGAGTAACGGTGACACAACACACTGTTACCATTTCAGACGCTTATTAAACTGAAGTGTCCATCTATTCCTAGGGAGAGGAGCAGAAATGGAGAGTGAAGAACCGGTGCTGTGTGAGAACTTAAGCGAAGGGGACGCCGCGTCCTGCGATCAAGCCTCCAAGAAGACAGACGGTGAAAACTCCGCATCTCAGGACTCCGCTGTCAGTAACGGGGCCGACGGCGCCGATGACGAAGGGAAAGAGATGGTGGACTTGAAAATTATTTGGAACAAGAACAAATACGATCTAAGAATTCCTTTAGATGGAACGGGAGCTAACCTGAAGGAAAGGATTCATTCACTCACAGGTAAGGGTCTCAGTGCAAGCCTCTGCCTTGACAGCTACTTGatttcacacaaacaagcaaattagtGAATCCCTGTTTTCCCAAATTTTGCCAGGTCTTCCGCCTGCTATGCAAAAAGTCATGTACAAAGGACTGCTTCCAGAGGACAAGACGCTACGTGAAATTAAAGTAACAAATGGTGCGAAAATAATGGTAGTGGGTTCTACAATAAATGATGTCCTAGCAGTAAACACACCTAAAGAAGTTATTCAGCAAGAAGTAAAggcagaggaaaataaaaaggagCCTTTATGTCGGCAAAAGGTAAGAATGAAAAGTACTAAACCTTTACTATTGGTACTTTTGGTACTCGTCATAGTGAACTGTAGAAGACATGTATTTCCGGAAACAGACGCTAAATCTAGCAAACAAATATGATTTCCTTTAACAAAACTAAAAGTAAGAGTTGCTATGTTAAAACCATGAAATGTTCATTACAGCAACACAGAAAAGTACTGGATAAAGGAAAACCTGAAGATGTAATGGCATCAATAAAAGGAACAAAGGTAAGCAAGTGTAGTGTTTTTGAACAAATCCAATTTGATTTGTCGCTGATGTGTTAATTTACACCAATATGGACAaggcaaatgtattaattgtgtAACTGAATTTGACATAGAGGCCATAAACTCCTTTTGAATGCTGTCTATGTGGCAGTGAGTGATGTACACTCAAGTGAGACCGACTCGCTATAACACCAACTATATCCAATATTAATTTCAGCCAATTGGCGAGAACAAGTCTTTTCCGTTGTTAAATAATGAATAGATAGAAATCGGTTCAATAATGtgaattttctttatttggtgtATAGTGTTTTTCGCCAAGCTTATTGTGctcattttttttaagttgtggTTTTTAAAAGCCACTGACTCAACCCAGTTTGAAAGCAAATAAGCATCACGGTAACTACAATGACCATAATCCATTGCACCTACAGCCGCACAAGTAAGTTTTAAAGCGGCAGTTCACCCAAatgaaagtatgtttccactgCCACCCAGAGTACAATCTATTCATTCAGTTTTGCTGagatttgactttttttttttttttttttgatgcacTTCATCAGATCAACGGAGctgaaaaatgcactttttaatCCAGAACCATTTCATTAATAGCTGGGACTCCCCAACTGTGTCTGTGCAAGCAAAATTTTCCAAAGCACAGCACTATTCTGGAGTCTTCTtctttcatgtcatgttttcaTGTCTTCTTTGTAATCCGACATTGCAAGCTAAAGGAGTTCCTATATTGTCTGTTTCACTAACTATAGTTCACAGCTGGCTAACATGCACTTTGTTGCAAGCCAAGCTCCGCAAACAAGTTTTTTTTGGtgcttaaataataatgaataaatcaagATTATTTGAATTGTCTTAATGTAGTGGATAAATTCAGTTTTTCTCCCAGCTGGTTGATATTAAGGTGTAGATTTTAGAAGCCAGCTGCTCAACCCAGTTTGAACAGAAATAAACATTGCAATAACTTCACTGACCACAGTCCTTTACGCCTACAGACAGTTTGGAAACAGAATCCAGTAGCCTTGTCACACGACACAAACGATATTGGACCAAATATGTGCTGTTAGACTGTACCCATAACAGACCAGGAGTAATATTTACCTCAAAATTAGTCTAATGATTTTGTCAGTGTTGCTAGTTAACTTGATAACGTCTCGTGAGGAACACTGAAAACATCTCTTAACCTCCACAGCCAATAGTATATGATAAGGGAGATAAATTAAGTCAACAATTAAGTATTTACACACCAAATTAATAATTTATGTCAGTCATTTGCTACAATATACAGTCAGATTTGAACCTTTGAAAATCGATTGAAAGTTTTAatgctcttttaaaaaaagttagtgtttaacattcccaaaaaatattcaggacaaatttcaatttcagtgtCAATATTTAATGGGACAttaggggtgtctcggtggcgcagcctgtagagcactgaccgcatgctcattgcgagccgcgacgtcggcggttcgaatccgaccgtctgacatttgttgcatgtcttcccttctctctcgctcccattcttcctgtctctctatactatactgtccaataaagctgaaaaaggcctaaaaaatatcttaaaaaaaaaaaaaaaattatgggacattcatatttctaaaaaaaacaatcaaactGATTATTTGCCTGAATCGAAGTCAAACCAAACTCGAAAAAACGGTAATAGCTAAGCACTACTTTCACATCACTACTACTCGTTTAacgatttcattttattaatataagGAGTGAAATTAAGTTTTCCTTCATTACTCTGTCCCAGAACACTTTAGACGTCACTTCTATTTGCTGTTGATATAATTTTAAAGTCTACTAATTGGTGGGCAGCAGTGATGCTTCTCCTTTTAAGACTGTGGGTTCCAGTGTGCCCTCAACCTGGACGGAGTCCTTGCTGTTTGGGTTGGGTGGTTTGCAGGATGCAGTTGCGGTATTGAAGGTCATGGAGTAAGGGTCCCCCTCAGTACTTTTGCCTTTTATTGTGCTCAGAAAGCAGTGAGTTACTGATGACACATTTACTGTAAAAGGCACAAATATTTCTGCATGACattctatttttattgtattaggTATTTGCCAACATCACCATGCTTTTTTTGGGCAAAATATTGATGTACTCTGATGAACATTCAAGTTGATTTGTGATTAAAAGAGTTGTAAATGAACAAACAGGTGAAGTAGATATTGTAAATGAACGCTTTctgctgttgttattgtcaCATGCAATATGGCTGACTTGGATCTGCTCATCTGCATTGCTTTGTGAGGGCTACACTGTGAAGCTACACTGTGGTGTGTCCGGGACAATTCTTCATCTGCAGTCCCACTTTTGGACAGAATCATTAGGAATAGCTGTGCATATTTTAAGAAGGCATCTTTTTTTGCTGACACACATTGAGGACTTAATAACAAGTCTGTCTCTAACGAACAGCTCAATTTAgttttgtttccaaaatatatTGTACTTTTGGAATATATTGCAGATTTACTTACTTTGCTAGCTAATCGAAACTGGAAAAcagttaaattacattttggtgTGAATTTTTGTTGTCCTTTCAGTAAAGTATCCcactttgcaaaaaaataaaataaaactaaaaaatttGCCAAACCATTCTTGTTGTAATCATACATTTAACATGGAATTTTCTTGCAGGTCTAGACTTTTGAAGTTGTTTCTGTTGACCAACCTTTTTTCCGGACTGGCATCTGAACTGGGAAATGGGTTTGTACTGCGTGATGAACGAACCCTTTGTCTCTCTTGCTAATGGGCAGCAAGCATTCTCTCATTTGTTTAACAGGAGCGCTTACCAACAGTGCCTTTATCCGGAATGTACAACAAATCGGGCGGGAAGGTGAGGCTCACGTTCAAACTGGAACAAGATCAGCTATGGATCGGAACCAAGGGTAAGGCCAGGATGAGCCTTCCTGTGAGGTTCAGTTCTTCCTGTGAGTTAATATTTCTATCATCAATACCTCTTGGATGCCAGAAGCTCCGTTACGTGTCACTGGAAGGCCCTCGTCACATGACACGGGTGATGCTGGAAGGCCCTCGTCACATGACACGGGTGATGCTGGAAGGCCCTTGTCACGTGACGCTGGATGACCTACGTTGTGTGGCAGTATATGCTGTGTGGCAGTCTTGTTGTATAGACGTGGGAATTGTCCTTTCCTGCTTTCTGGATGCGTGTGAATAGTAAAACTCactgctccattgtgtttcGTAGAGAGAACAGAGAAGATTCCAATGGGCTCCATTAAGAATGTGGTGACTGAACCAATAGAAGGTCATGAGGACTATCACATGATGGTGAGTGCCATGTTTGGAAGACTTGCCATGCTTCTAAAGCACAGTAACAATAAGTTGTGTAATATACTGTCGTGCAATCTCGTAAATGCTGTTACATTACATGCGTCAGCTGTGTCTGTTGTCAGCAATGCTGTAATGGGTCTCTGCCCATACTGGAGGGTGTAGTGTTGCATGTCacaggtgtgaatgtgcctgCGGCAATTCTCTTTTGTCCCAGGCGTTTCAGCTGGGTCCGACAGAAGCGTCTCAATACTGGGTCTACTGGGTGCCTGCACAGTTTGTCGACGCAATCAAGGACACCGTCCTGGGAAAATGGCAGTATTTTTAAAACGTGcctcaccctccccccaccccccccgaaCAAAACCAggaaagaaatatgaaatatgagagCGATGAAGAAGGATAAGGAGCCGGTGAGCAGCCTCCCCCCACTCTaaacacccccccaaccccatcgGAAGAACTTTTCACACTGAAACAGTAACAAAAAAGGAGAAGAACGGAGAGAGCAGGATTTCTGCGGGacgcagtgcattctgggagcgtGTGGTGGCAGTGTCCTTTTCTTGGCTGACgtcatcactttttttttttttttttttttttttttttaaagcaaaccTGGCGAAGAAACTAAACGCATTCATAGGGTGTGGATtcctttcctctccctcccaggCATTCTCAAATAAAGCttatttaaggaaaaaaaaacacaaacaaaaaaggagCTCTAGGACATTTTCATGGagtatatttatttctttatcttTACCCAAGCAAGCTTGCCAAAGTGTATTCCTGATAGGCCTCTAATAGATTAATCTTTGCTCATCTGCCAAACAAAGACTGGATGTGACTTAGCATTTTAAACCGCTGCCACAGTACATTACAGGAAGTCTGCATCTTAACCCCCGGAATATTCTAGAAGCCCAACAGCTGACATCTGTGGGCACTGCTTTCCAAATGGCAAACATAGCGTAATTGGGCTCTGTAGTTTGAAATGCCATGTGATTTATGTGGAAAAACTGGTTAACACATTTGTGGGGAAACAAAACCTATAgcacattcaaaataacatcATCTCATCCTGACCTTAATCACCTTAATAATGCACTTAAACAGGATTTTCTGCATTCGGCTTAGGCCTTCTTGCACACAAGTGATCAGGGAGGTACCTTTCTATGTATAATTTTGTTCTAGTTTTATTGTCCAGTATAGTCATGAGGAACGTCTGCCATGTAGCAGAGCCGGTTTGAGCCATCGGCTGAATGAGCAGTGGCTGATTTTAGCCAcgcttgtgtatgcatgtcaaAACACACGTCATGAGACCTCAGATGACAAActtttaaaatggtaaaattgGTTAGTTCCTTTGACATGTTTTGTGCTCGCACAAATTatcaaaaattattttcagagaATCGATGAAATGCAGCACAGAGGTTGGATAGCTGCCTGACTGTTCCGTTTACCTGAATGCTTAATCTAAAATGGAGGTGGCAAAGCAGACAATGAGGCACTGgattcattccaatcacttattttttattcttttctttttttttttctttaatgctTTAGCACATACCtacctgttaaatgttcctccttcaaacgtcagtttgaaggagcaaggacattctaTTTGCCTAATTCGcttcttttcctagcctctcccaatgggtggagctaggagaaggaaaagaaggaaggaaaaggaaaaaagaggagaaaagtaagagattggaatgagcccactgaGGTTTCATGAACTCCATAATGGGtggagctgtcaatcactgacttGCTTGAGTCAGTCCTCTTCATTAGTAAAACACTATATTTAAGTTGGTTGATTTTATGAAACCCCACTCTCCAACCGCGGTCAGAAAGGTGTAGTTAGACTTTTGCGCTCGACAAACCAAGGTGCGATGTTAATGCCATTTTGGATGAAAAAGTAACGATCTCGCCAGGAAGTTATTGGACgttttgaatttaaattttCTTAGTGCGAACTAGTCTGCTGACGGCTACTACGTCACGTCTCGAGTTCAGAGTTAAAAGAGCGGGGCGATGCGCTCAACTGATCGACTCAGCTTACCGTTACGGAGAAAGTAGCTTTGCCTTCGTTTAATTTGTTAAGCAGTCTGTCCTCGGTAATGGTGCAAAGTTTCTCGCCGTGTCGTCCGCTGTTTTTGATCTGAAGCGGGTTTCTGTGAATTCAGAAGCTTGGCCATTGTTTAAAAAGCTCAAATTTCAAAATCCATCTGCCTGAAATGGTCTCTTTTATTTGAAAGACTTTGATTTGAGCGGTACCTCTGAGAGATGTGCCAGGTTTGTGCAGAATTTCTCTGTCGTTGTGGTTTAATAAGGTTGTATTCCCATATATTTCATGTCAACCTTTCACGTGGTCCTTGTAAGAGATGGGCATGTAACATTGATACCTGTCCTATATAATGGCTTCTTTTACAGCAGTCTACTCACAGATCACAGGCCTTTCACAGTCAGTTGCttggacattttttaaatatatagtaAGACTATTCAAATTTATGATTGTATTTCCAGAGATTATAATATATGTTCATTTCAGAGGTCtaaattaaatactttttttttttttttttttttttttaatccagtgGTTATGTTCTAAGCATACAGGTCTCATTTCCAGCCCTTTAATTCAGTAATAGGCCTCAATTTGCCTATCCCATGGTTTAGTTTGTCCCTCAGTTTGAATAACAagctacatttttattttgttacagaAGATCTCTCATGAGTTCAGCGGTTGCTGAATGGAATTAGTCAAATTTCAAAGGGCAAATGGTTTTCAGTCTAGTTTCATTTCCATCATCAGTTTTGACAAAAGGAGAACAACTGTGACGTTGCACCCTTTTATTTACACTCGTCTGCAACCAAAAACGAATCAGgttgagtatgtgtgtggacTGAAATTATCCTTCTGCAttcctgtagaatttttcataatGAGAGAAATGGTATATCAAGCGCATAATGACAGCTACATTATAATCATGCGCACAATGATGGTTGTGAGGACATTATCTTCATAAATATCACATCCTGTTTTTCCAAGACATAAGCTAGCATTGCAACCGGAAGACTGAACCTGCCAGTCATTGTCTGCTAAATAC
It encodes the following:
- the ubfd1 gene encoding ubiquitin domain-containing protein UBFD1, translated to MADQDGRGAEMESEEPVLCENLSEGDAASCDQASKKTDGENSASQDSAVSNGADGADDEGKEMVDLKIIWNKNKYDLRIPLDGTGANLKERIHSLTGLPPAMQKVMYKGLLPEDKTLREIKVTNGAKIMVVGSTINDVLAVNTPKEVIQQEVKAEENKKEPLCRQKQHRKVLDKGKPEDVMASIKGTKERLPTVPLSGMYNKSGGKVRLTFKLEQDQLWIGTKERTEKIPMGSIKNVVTEPIEGHEDYHMMAFQLGPTEASQYWVYWVPAQFVDAIKDTVLGKWQYF